The DNA segment GAGCTTTAGATGTAGAGCTTGGAacaagcaaaagtcaagctttagACTCATAGTTGGAAACAAACATAACTCAAGCTTAGATGAGCTTGGTTTGGGCTTGTTATACTAAAAAgcaattttaatattttatattattttggaaattaagAAATATGtctttttaacggcaaatttatTTGCTCTTGTCGTGTGTAAGACTTTAACTCAAAATCTTCCTCTTTTAAAATATTTAAAGGCATTGCCTTTATCAATACACCACCAATCATTGGTAATTAAGAAATATGCTATATGCCCAAAAACTAATTAAGTAAAACCTTGGACCCAATACTCCTCTCAACCAGCCCagcccaacccaacccaacccatcATCCATTACACATATACAATTTACCATCTTGGTCACCAAAGGCAACAACTAACTTACAACAATCCTCATCCCCATGGTCTCCCTCCCTGGGCCGCCGGTGAACCCCTTCCCGCCGGAGTTCAAGCGACTACCGGAAAACAAAAACCCTACAGACCACATCAATGTCAATCACTTATCACAAGAATCACCACCAATTGACAATGAAACAATacgaagagaaagaaaagaacgAGTGAATAAAAAAATTGCATCGCAAAAGGCTATATCGGTAATATTAAGAAGAGAAGCGACGAAAGCTGTGATCGAGAAGAAAAAAGGCTCCACGAGGCTGTTTCCGGGAACTGTACTTGAAGCGCTTCATGAACGAATTACTGCTTTGCGTTGGGAGTCTGCTCTTAAGGTTATTATTGTTTGTTAAGTTATGGATTTTGTTTGTTGATGAtgttttttgaagtttttgtatCTGGTTGTTTTTAGGTTTTTGTAGTTTTATTGTATTTATGTTAATTTGGTATACTGGCAATGGAAATTGATGCTGATTttgtagattttaggttattagTTATGACATATGTAAAGTTTTAACCCTAATTTGAGTAATTGAGATggtaaggctggagggtgtgggatgGAGCCGCTAAGGGGTTTATCGTAGGATCCACGTCAGTCAGCCATGGGCTTTATCACGCCCCTCCTTAACTTGCAGGGTGTGGATAAAGCCccatattaaacaaaattaaaaaaaaaaaaagatttgattgGATAAAATGCATGTGAGCCCCACCTGAACACATGCTTCTTCTCGTTACCACCATGGCGGACAACCCATGGCGCCCCTCCTTAAATTCCATGGTGTGGGGTGGCGCCACCATGGATGCGCCATTCTGTGTTTAAAAAAGCGAGCTTGAAGCGAGCTTGAAGCGATGAAGCGCTGGAAAAAACGCTTTTTTGGCTCTGAAGCGTTACATTACGTGAAGCGAGCTTTAAGCGGCGAAGCGATGAAGTTGTGAAGCGACGCTCCAGCCAATCAGATCATTATTTGGGCCATTTTTTAAGCCCAACAGTCTTTACAAGGTACATATCCACCTTATATCGACGATATAGCGACTTCCTATGTGAAATCCGGCGACAAATTCCGGCGACGGAGTTGCTTTCAGCCGGAAACAAGGAAGAagggggaagaagaagaagaagagagatgCGGCTGCGTATCTTTTAGGCTTTTAGGGTTTTTATAAGTTAaggtttttaaacatttaacccctTTATCTTTCATTAGTTTACATTCAGTCCCTGAAACTTCTAACTTTTTACTTAAAAAGTGTAAAGATAGTTTGtctatttaaacatttaaccccctctatcttcagtagtttacatttggtccttaaactttttaatttatgcataaaagtacaaaattaacattataaaatacatatatttaatATGGATAGCTatcttttatacatatatataaaattaacattatatataatTAGATATAATATGGAGtacgtgaagctctcgcttcgcgcttgaagctttgcttaaagcttttggaaccaaaacgcttcggagGGCTTCGGAGCGcttcgcgcttttttaaaccaaggcgCCATTGATGTTGAGTTGGCAAGGGTGGCGCCGTGGGGATGGATAACATTTGTGCTTCAAGTATGATTTCTTATGTAAATGTGAAGCATAGTTGTTAAAGGCGTAAGACGCACTCAAGGCTCAAAGGGTGAGCCTTGGGCCTTAGTGCCAGGCGCCTAGGCGAGACGTATAGTAAGATAATTTTTTTGGGGTTTTAGACATGTTCTAGGCTTCTTTAAGGTGGGGATGGATAACATTTGTGCTTCAAGTTTGATTTTAAAACTCTATTGTGTAAATGTGAGGAATCTGAAAAGGTCAGTTGACTCTGTGGTTACTGGACACAATTAAAAGTAAAAAAGCTCACTTGGTTTGGGAATAATGAGTATTTAGTTACCCATTTCACATTTGAGATGCTAGATATATGGGGGGTTTTCTCTTGGGTTGGCGGTATCCGAATTGGTTTAGGATTGGGGCGAATTCGGACACCAAAGTATTTTGGCCCCAAACCCTTTATGAGCCGGTTTGTATTGAGTTTAAATATGTTCATAACTTAAGAATTTGTAACTTTATTCCAAGTAGATTAGCCACTTTAGCAAAGGTAGGAGAGCTTGTTTGATTTCTTATTTTTGGTCCCCAAAACCTGTTTGGGTGACGGACATAGTCACACGAGGGCAATGTCCCGCAAAAGGTTGTAATATCTTTTATTTGATATAAGTGTATAATATTTTCCGGGCAAACGATAGTAGGAATGTTTCTAGTTGTTAAACAGGTAGCCTAAAGATAGGAGTGTTTCTAGTTGTTAAACAGGATGCGTATATAAAATGATCAAAGATTTTATCAGTACCGACATCATTAATGCAACAAGGTGACACCGATTTGGTGTTTTATGTTTTCGTAAACCATAGATGTCTTACTAGGTTTCTGAcagtatatatttttttgttcTATAACTTCTTATACTTGCTGTTTTCAGGTTTTTGAACTACTCCGTGAGCAGGCATGGTACAGGCCTTATCCTGCTATATACGTGAAGCTAATCGTGATGCTCGGAAAATGTAAGCAACCCGAGAAAGCACATTCGTTATTTCAAGATATGATTGATGAAGGTTGTATTGTGAACCAAGAATCCTACACTGCTCTTCTTTCTGCTTACAGTCGAAGTGGCCTGTTTAGAAAAGCGTTTTCAatactcgacgatatgaggaacACTCCTAACTGCCACCCTGATGTTTACACGTATTCAATTCTTATAAAATCATGTCTTCATTTTCATGAATTTGAGAAAGTGCAATCTTTGCTTTCGGAGATGGCCTCACAAGGAATCAAGCCCAATACGGTTACTTATAATACCCTTATTGATGCATATGGGAAAGCAAAAAGGTAACTTTTCCACTCGTATATATATTTTTAGGAGTGTTGGTATGTGGAAGTAAAGGTGtcagttttattatttttaatcttttaatctttacccaaaaaaataagagtaaaatggcatttcgtccatgaggtttggctGGTTTTGCggctttcgtccaaaggtttgtttttccgcatctggatccaaaaggtttgaaatcttgccattttcatccggcttgttaactccatccgtttttctctgttaagtcaggggtattttcgtcttttttgttaacttaaagggcaattcgttttttgaatacttgtacattatgcgaAATGCTTGTACacaaa comes from the Helianthus annuus cultivar XRQ/B chromosome 4, HanXRQr2.0-SUNRISE, whole genome shotgun sequence genome and includes:
- the LOC110936531 gene encoding pentatricopeptide repeat-containing protein At5g48730, chloroplastic, which codes for MVSLPGPPVNPFPPEFKRLPENKNPTDHINVNHLSQESPPIDNETIRRERKERVNKKIASQKAISVILRREATKAVIEKKKGSTRLFPGTVLEALHERITALRWESALKVFELLREQAWYRPYPAIYVKLIVMLGKCKQPEKAHSLFQDMIDEGCIVNQESYTALLSAYSRSGLFRKAFSILDDMRNTPNCHPDVYTYSILIKSCLHFHEFEKVQSLLSEMASQGIKPNTVTYNTLIDAYGKAKRFVDMESTLVEMLRQRECKPDVWTMNSTLRAFGGSGQIETMEKCYEKFLSAGIQPNVKTFNILLDSYGKTGNYKKMSAVMEYMQKYHFSWTLVTYNIVIDAFGRAGDLAQMEFLFRLMQSESIKPNCVTLCSLVRGYAQAGKAEKIEGLLRYIESSDVTVDTVFFNCLVDAYGMMGCLAEMKGVLTMMESKGCQPDKITYRTMIKAYNMNGMSHHVKELRHALSSVGKPESKRGRNDSRPPHMSS